One genomic window of Xanthobacter dioxanivorans includes the following:
- a CDS encoding IclR family transcriptional regulator — translation MSSLDKMLKILDLFDEGQMSIQLDHAVQATGASRATAYRYIQSLCGCGLLAPAVGGSYVLGPRVIELDRLVRRADPLLTGASSLIRDVSARLAINIMLCSYYGDKVMCADLVWPDRSIPEIYERGRPMPMFRGAMAKTILAHLTPYQLRNMMLWHGDKIREAGLGDTWDQFRSRMARLRKDGYCVTRAEVVPGLVGIGAPVFDADDRILGSVVFAVSEARFDASLTQGFVTEIVDLASRITRAIAGSAAGSGTGSKRTPRPRKIRAGSDAGFDVTSTG, via the coding sequence ATGAGCAGCCTCGACAAGATGTTGAAGATCCTGGATCTCTTCGACGAGGGGCAGATGAGCATCCAGCTCGACCACGCGGTCCAGGCCACCGGAGCGTCCCGGGCGACCGCGTATCGCTACATCCAGTCCCTGTGCGGCTGCGGCCTGCTCGCGCCCGCCGTCGGCGGCAGCTACGTCCTCGGTCCGCGGGTGATCGAGCTCGACCGGCTGGTGCGCCGCGCCGATCCGTTGCTGACCGGCGCGAGCAGCCTGATCCGGGACGTCAGCGCCCGCCTCGCCATCAACATCATGCTGTGCAGCTATTACGGCGACAAGGTCATGTGCGCCGACCTCGTCTGGCCCGACCGCTCCATTCCCGAGATCTACGAACGCGGCCGGCCGATGCCCATGTTCCGCGGCGCCATGGCGAAGACCATCCTCGCCCATCTCACCCCCTACCAGTTGCGCAACATGATGCTCTGGCACGGCGACAAGATCCGGGAAGCCGGGCTCGGCGACACCTGGGACCAGTTCCGCTCGCGCATGGCCCGGCTGCGCAAGGACGGCTACTGCGTCACCCGCGCCGAGGTGGTACCCGGCCTCGTGGGTATCGGTGCCCCGGTCTTCGACGCCGACGACAGGATCCTGGGCAGCGTGGTGTTCGCCGTGTCCGAGGCCCGCTTCGACGCGTCGCTCACGCAGGGGTTCGTCACCGAGATCGTGGACCTCGCGTCCCGAATCACCCGGGCGATCGCGGGAAGCGCCGCCGGTAGCGGAACGGGCTCCAAGCGCACGCCCCGCCCGCGCAAGATTCGCGCCGGATCGGACGCGGGCTTCGACGTCACGTCCACCGGATAG